From Lemur catta isolate mLemCat1 chromosome 19, mLemCat1.pri, whole genome shotgun sequence, a single genomic window includes:
- the LOC123624622 gene encoding zinc finger protein 84-like isoform X1 produces the protein MNRNVLSQGLLSFKDVAVGFTWEEWQLLDPVQKNLYQDVMLENYSNLLSVGYQVTKADAFFQLEQGKPWIIEEEIQNQIHPRDAWQVNDHTERHQENQSSLETMDSDHKYHIFGKIVSYLSSNLCVPLAPRSHTLDKLGKHLKPNLDYVIQNGNYVGDEVEFNGYDKFFLYTKHGKIHTGKQCSGYNECVKVFSRESQLIKHWKTQTGEKHYDCSDCGKAFSQKSDLNKHQRTHTGEKPYGCSRCQKAFSRKSHLILHQRTHTGEKPYECNKCGKAFTDKSCLNKHQRTHTGEKRFECHICQKGFSDKSQLTLHQRIHTGEKPYSCGECQKSFSNKSQLIIHQRAHTGEKPYGCDECGKTFPLKFSLILHQKTHTGEKPYGCNECGKAFIQRSELIRHHRTHTGEKPYHCSECGKGFSVKSLLNTHWRTHTGEKPYGCNECGKMFSIKFSLILHQRTHTGEKPYECSQCQKAFTQKSHLTIHQRSHTGEKPYECSECHKAFSRKSYLLIHQRIHSGEKPYECLECGKTFSHKFSLIIHQRIHTGEKPYGCSECGKTFPIKFSLVLHQKTHTGEKPHECSKCQKSFAQKSHLIIHQRIHTGEKPYGCSECWKTFSHKFSLLLHQKTHSRKKS, from the exons ATGAATAGGAATGTTCTATCACAGGGCTTACTGTCATTCAAGGATGTGGCTGTGGGTTTCACCTGGGAGGAATGGCAGCTACTGGACCCTGTTCAGAAGAACTTGTATCAAGATGTGATGCTGGAAAATTATAGCAACCTACTATCAGTGG GGTATCAGGTTACCAAAGCAGATGCATTCTTCCAGTTGGAGCAAGGAAAACCATGGATAATAGAGGAAGAAATCCAGAATCAGATTCATCCAC GGGATGCCTGGCAAGTCAACGATCATACAGAACGGCACCAAGAAAACCAAAGCAGCCTTGAAACTATGGATAGTGACCACAAATATCATATATTTGGGAAAATAGTATCTTATCTGAGCTCAAACCTTTGTGTCCCTTTAGCACCAAGATCTCATACATTGGACAAACTTGGGAAACATCTGAAACCTAACCTAGACTACGTTATTCAGAATGGAAACTATGTAGGAGATGAAGTTGAATTTAATGGATatgataaattttttctttacactAAGCATGGGAAAATTCATACTGGAAAACAATGCAGTGGATATAATGAGTGTGTAAAGGTTTTCAGCCGTGAGTCACAGCTCATTAAACATTGGAAAACTCAAACAGGAGAGAAACACTATGACTGCAGTGACTGTGGGAAAGCCTTTTCCCAGAAGTCAGATCTCAATAAGCATCAAAGaacacacacaggagagaaaccctatggaTGCAGTAGATGTCAGAAAGCCTTCAGCCGAAAATCCCATCTTATTTTACACCAGAGAAcccatacaggagagaaaccctatgagtgCAATAAGTGTGGGAAAGCTTTCACTGATAAGTCATGCCTTAATAAACATCAAAGaactcacacaggagagaaacgcTTTGAGTGTCATATATGTCAGAAAGGCTTCAGTGATAAGTCACAACTCACTTTACATcaaagaattcatacaggagagaaaccctatagtTGTGGTGAATGTCAGAAAAGCTTCAGCAATAAGTCACAGCTCATTATTCATCAGAGAGCTCACACGGGAGAGAAACCCTATGGTTGTGATGAATGTGGGAAAACATTCCCCCTTAAGTTTAGCCTCATTCTACATCAAAAAACTCACACTGGGGAAAAACCTTATggatgtaatgaatgtgggaaagccttcatcCAGAGATCTGAGCTCATTAGACATCACAGaactcacacaggagagaaaccttatcattgcagtgaatgtggaaaagGCTTCAGTGTGAAGTCACTCCTCAATACCCACTGGAGAACTCACACGGGAGAGAAACCCTATGGatgcaatgaatgtggaaaaatgtTCTCCATCAAGTTTAGTCTCATCCTACACCAAAGAACTCATACAggtgagaaaccctatgagtGCAGTCAGTGTCAGAAGGCTTTCACTCAAAAGTCACACCTGACTATTCATCAGAGgtctcacactggagagaaaccttatgaatgcaGTGAATGTCACAAAGCCTTCAGCCGGAAGTCCTATCTCCTTATCCACCAGAGAATTCACTCGGGAGAAAAACCTTATGAATGCCTTGAATGTGGGAAAACTTTCTCTCACAAGTTTAGCCTCATTATTCATCAGAGAAtccatacaggagagaaaccgtATGGTTGCAGTGAATGTGGAAAAACTTTTCCCATCAAGTTTAGCCTTGTTTTACATCAGAAAAcacatacaggagagaaacctcaTGAATGCAGCAAATGTCAGAAATCTTTTGCCCAGAAGTCACATCTTATTATACATCAAAGAATTCACACAGGTGAGAAACCTTATGGATGCAGCGAGTGTTGGAAAACCTTCTCCCACAAATTTAGCCTCCTTCTACATCAGAAAACTCATAGCAGAAAGAAGTCATGA
- the LOC123624622 gene encoding zinc finger protein 84-like isoform X3, translated as MSKSQDVAVGFTWEEWQLLDPVQKNLYQDVMLENYSNLLSVGYQVTKADAFFQLEQGKPWIIEEEIQNQIHPRDAWQVNDHTERHQENQSSLETMDSDHKYHIFGKIVSYLSSNLCVPLAPRSHTLDKLGKHLKPNLDYVIQNGNYVGDEVEFNGYDKFFLYTKHGKIHTGKQCSGYNECVKVFSRESQLIKHWKTQTGEKHYDCSDCGKAFSQKSDLNKHQRTHTGEKPYGCSRCQKAFSRKSHLILHQRTHTGEKPYECNKCGKAFTDKSCLNKHQRTHTGEKRFECHICQKGFSDKSQLTLHQRIHTGEKPYSCGECQKSFSNKSQLIIHQRAHTGEKPYGCDECGKTFPLKFSLILHQKTHTGEKPYGCNECGKAFIQRSELIRHHRTHTGEKPYHCSECGKGFSVKSLLNTHWRTHTGEKPYGCNECGKMFSIKFSLILHQRTHTGEKPYECSQCQKAFTQKSHLTIHQRSHTGEKPYECSECHKAFSRKSYLLIHQRIHSGEKPYECLECGKTFSHKFSLIIHQRIHTGEKPYGCSECGKTFPIKFSLVLHQKTHTGEKPHECSKCQKSFAQKSHLIIHQRIHTGEKPYGCSECWKTFSHKFSLLLHQKTHSRKKS; from the exons ATGTCCAAGTCCCAA GATGTGGCTGTGGGTTTCACCTGGGAGGAATGGCAGCTACTGGACCCTGTTCAGAAGAACTTGTATCAAGATGTGATGCTGGAAAATTATAGCAACCTACTATCAGTGG GGTATCAGGTTACCAAAGCAGATGCATTCTTCCAGTTGGAGCAAGGAAAACCATGGATAATAGAGGAAGAAATCCAGAATCAGATTCATCCAC GGGATGCCTGGCAAGTCAACGATCATACAGAACGGCACCAAGAAAACCAAAGCAGCCTTGAAACTATGGATAGTGACCACAAATATCATATATTTGGGAAAATAGTATCTTATCTGAGCTCAAACCTTTGTGTCCCTTTAGCACCAAGATCTCATACATTGGACAAACTTGGGAAACATCTGAAACCTAACCTAGACTACGTTATTCAGAATGGAAACTATGTAGGAGATGAAGTTGAATTTAATGGATatgataaattttttctttacactAAGCATGGGAAAATTCATACTGGAAAACAATGCAGTGGATATAATGAGTGTGTAAAGGTTTTCAGCCGTGAGTCACAGCTCATTAAACATTGGAAAACTCAAACAGGAGAGAAACACTATGACTGCAGTGACTGTGGGAAAGCCTTTTCCCAGAAGTCAGATCTCAATAAGCATCAAAGaacacacacaggagagaaaccctatggaTGCAGTAGATGTCAGAAAGCCTTCAGCCGAAAATCCCATCTTATTTTACACCAGAGAAcccatacaggagagaaaccctatgagtgCAATAAGTGTGGGAAAGCTTTCACTGATAAGTCATGCCTTAATAAACATCAAAGaactcacacaggagagaaacgcTTTGAGTGTCATATATGTCAGAAAGGCTTCAGTGATAAGTCACAACTCACTTTACATcaaagaattcatacaggagagaaaccctatagtTGTGGTGAATGTCAGAAAAGCTTCAGCAATAAGTCACAGCTCATTATTCATCAGAGAGCTCACACGGGAGAGAAACCCTATGGTTGTGATGAATGTGGGAAAACATTCCCCCTTAAGTTTAGCCTCATTCTACATCAAAAAACTCACACTGGGGAAAAACCTTATggatgtaatgaatgtgggaaagccttcatcCAGAGATCTGAGCTCATTAGACATCACAGaactcacacaggagagaaaccttatcattgcagtgaatgtggaaaagGCTTCAGTGTGAAGTCACTCCTCAATACCCACTGGAGAACTCACACGGGAGAGAAACCCTATGGatgcaatgaatgtggaaaaatgtTCTCCATCAAGTTTAGTCTCATCCTACACCAAAGAACTCATACAggtgagaaaccctatgagtGCAGTCAGTGTCAGAAGGCTTTCACTCAAAAGTCACACCTGACTATTCATCAGAGgtctcacactggagagaaaccttatgaatgcaGTGAATGTCACAAAGCCTTCAGCCGGAAGTCCTATCTCCTTATCCACCAGAGAATTCACTCGGGAGAAAAACCTTATGAATGCCTTGAATGTGGGAAAACTTTCTCTCACAAGTTTAGCCTCATTATTCATCAGAGAAtccatacaggagagaaaccgtATGGTTGCAGTGAATGTGGAAAAACTTTTCCCATCAAGTTTAGCCTTGTTTTACATCAGAAAAcacatacaggagagaaacctcaTGAATGCAGCAAATGTCAGAAATCTTTTGCCCAGAAGTCACATCTTATTATACATCAAAGAATTCACACAGGTGAGAAACCTTATGGATGCAGCGAGTGTTGGAAAACCTTCTCCCACAAATTTAGCCTCCTTCTACATCAGAAAACTCATAGCAGAAAGAAGTCATGA
- the LOC123624622 gene encoding zinc finger protein 577-like isoform X5 has translation MAKAQGSLSFEDVAVDFSREEWQFLDPSQKVLYKEVMLENYSNLVSVGYQGTKPDSLFKLEEGKPPWIVEAAHSQTCPGLVIQNRRHAGKDSDEFGGCGKSCLRIKHDKTLTGIKYHKCVKSSSIKSQLSDHQKTSTEEKLHECGECGKAFSKKAQLIRHQRTERGEKPHRCNECGKTFMRKIQLTEHQRTHTGEKPHECNECGKAFSRKSQLMVHQRTHTGEKPYGCNECGKAFSRKCRLNRHRRSHTGEKLYGCSVCGKAFSQKAYLIAHQRLHTGEKPYECSECGSTFYFKSDLTKHQRIHTGEKPYECSECEKAFRSKSKLIQHQRTHTGERPYSCSECGKAFAHMSVLIKHKKTHTREKAVNSLKVEKPSSGSHTSLYMSELTQEPNPMNPIPAGTPSSGTQSLLNISEFLGARNVVIVEQSFPRSQALLVNQEFEQGLSLVNEVNVTPSVINYVLYVTDIV, from the exons atggcCAAGGCCCAG GGATCGTTATCATTCGAGGATGTAGCTGTGGACTTCAGCAGGGAGGAGTGGCAGTTTTTGGACCCATCTCAAAAGGTCCTATACAAGGAAGTAATGTTGGAGAACTACAGCAACCTAGTGTCTGTAG GGTATCAAGGTACCAAACCAGATTCACTCTTCAAGTTGGAAGAAGGAAAACCCCCATGGATAGTAGAAGCAGCCCATAGTCAAACCTGTCCAG GTCTTGTTATCCAGAATAGAAGACATGCAGGGAAGGATTCTGATGAATTTGGTGGATGTGGGAAGTCATGTCTCCGTATCAAGCATGATAAAACTCTTACTGGAATTAAATACCACAAATGTGTTAAATCCAGTAGCATTAAATCACAGCTCAGTGACCATCAGAAAACTTCTACAGAAGAGAAACTACATGAATGCGGTGAGTGTGGGAAGGCTTTCTCCAAGAAAGCACAGCTCATTAGACATCAGAGAACTGAAAGAGGAGAGAAACCTCATAGatgcaatgaatgtgggaaaacatTCATGAGGAAGATTCAGCTCACTGAACATCAGAGaactcacacaggagagaaaccccatgaatgtaatgaatgtggaaaagccttttccagaaagtcacAGCTCATGGTACATCAAAGAAcccacacaggagagaaaccctatggatgtaatgaatgtggaaaagcctttagcCGGAAGTGCCGGCTCAATAGACATCGGCGAtctcatactggagagaaactcTATGGATGCAGTGTGTGCGGGAAGGCCTTTTCTCAGAAGGCATACCTCATTGCACACCAGAGActtcacacaggagagaagccttatgaatgcagtgaatgtggaagCACCTTCTATTTTAAGTCAGATCTGACcaaacatcagagaattcatacaggagagaaaccttatgaatgcagtgaatgtgAAAAAGCCTTTAGAAGCAAGTCAAAGCTCATTCAGCATCAGCGAACTCATACTGGAGAGAGACCATATTCATGCAgtgaatgtggcaaagcctttgcCCACATGTCAGTCCTCATTAAACATAAGAAAACTCATACAAGAGAGAAAGCTGTAAATTCACTGAAGGTGGAGAAACCTTCATCAGGGAGTCATACCTCTTTATATATGAGTGAGCTCACACAAGAACCAAACCCTATGAACCCAATACCTGCAGGAACACCTTCCTCAGGAACCCAGTCCTTATTAAACATCAGTGAGTTCTTAGGGGCTAGAAATGTAGTGATTGTGGAACAATCTTTTCCAAGAAGTCAAGCTTTATTAGTTAATCAGGAATTTGAACAGGGACTAAGCCTTGTAAATGAAGTGAATGTGACACCTTCGGTAATAAATTATGTCTTATATGTTACAGATATTGTATAA
- the LOC123624622 gene encoding zinc finger protein 84-like isoform X4 produces the protein MNRNVLSQGLLSFKDVAVGFTWEEWQLLDPVQKNLYQDVMLENYSNLLSVGYQVTKADAFFQLEQGKPWIIEEEIQNQIHPPPRSHTLDKLGKHLKPNLDYVIQNGNYVGDEVEFNGYDKFFLYTKHGKIHTGKQCSGYNECVKVFSRESQLIKHWKTQTGEKHYDCSDCGKAFSQKSDLNKHQRTHTGEKPYGCSRCQKAFSRKSHLILHQRTHTGEKPYECNKCGKAFTDKSCLNKHQRTHTGEKRFECHICQKGFSDKSQLTLHQRIHTGEKPYSCGECQKSFSNKSQLIIHQRAHTGEKPYGCDECGKTFPLKFSLILHQKTHTGEKPYGCNECGKAFIQRSELIRHHRTHTGEKPYHCSECGKGFSVKSLLNTHWRTHTGEKPYGCNECGKMFSIKFSLILHQRTHTGEKPYECSQCQKAFTQKSHLTIHQRSHTGEKPYECSECHKAFSRKSYLLIHQRIHSGEKPYECLECGKTFSHKFSLIIHQRIHTGEKPYGCSECGKTFPIKFSLVLHQKTHTGEKPHECSKCQKSFAQKSHLIIHQRIHTGEKPYGCSECWKTFSHKFSLLLHQKTHSRKKS, from the exons ATGAATAGGAATGTTCTATCACAGGGCTTACTGTCATTCAAGGATGTGGCTGTGGGTTTCACCTGGGAGGAATGGCAGCTACTGGACCCTGTTCAGAAGAACTTGTATCAAGATGTGATGCTGGAAAATTATAGCAACCTACTATCAGTGG GGTATCAGGTTACCAAAGCAGATGCATTCTTCCAGTTGGAGCAAGGAAAACCATGGATAATAGAGGAAGAAATCCAGAATCAGATTCATCCAC CACCAAGATCTCATACATTGGACAAACTTGGGAAACATCTGAAACCTAACCTAGACTACGTTATTCAGAATGGAAACTATGTAGGAGATGAAGTTGAATTTAATGGATatgataaattttttctttacactAAGCATGGGAAAATTCATACTGGAAAACAATGCAGTGGATATAATGAGTGTGTAAAGGTTTTCAGCCGTGAGTCACAGCTCATTAAACATTGGAAAACTCAAACAGGAGAGAAACACTATGACTGCAGTGACTGTGGGAAAGCCTTTTCCCAGAAGTCAGATCTCAATAAGCATCAAAGaacacacacaggagagaaaccctatggaTGCAGTAGATGTCAGAAAGCCTTCAGCCGAAAATCCCATCTTATTTTACACCAGAGAAcccatacaggagagaaaccctatgagtgCAATAAGTGTGGGAAAGCTTTCACTGATAAGTCATGCCTTAATAAACATCAAAGaactcacacaggagagaaacgcTTTGAGTGTCATATATGTCAGAAAGGCTTCAGTGATAAGTCACAACTCACTTTACATcaaagaattcatacaggagagaaaccctatagtTGTGGTGAATGTCAGAAAAGCTTCAGCAATAAGTCACAGCTCATTATTCATCAGAGAGCTCACACGGGAGAGAAACCCTATGGTTGTGATGAATGTGGGAAAACATTCCCCCTTAAGTTTAGCCTCATTCTACATCAAAAAACTCACACTGGGGAAAAACCTTATggatgtaatgaatgtgggaaagccttcatcCAGAGATCTGAGCTCATTAGACATCACAGaactcacacaggagagaaaccttatcattgcagtgaatgtggaaaagGCTTCAGTGTGAAGTCACTCCTCAATACCCACTGGAGAACTCACACGGGAGAGAAACCCTATGGatgcaatgaatgtggaaaaatgtTCTCCATCAAGTTTAGTCTCATCCTACACCAAAGAACTCATACAggtgagaaaccctatgagtGCAGTCAGTGTCAGAAGGCTTTCACTCAAAAGTCACACCTGACTATTCATCAGAGgtctcacactggagagaaaccttatgaatgcaGTGAATGTCACAAAGCCTTCAGCCGGAAGTCCTATCTCCTTATCCACCAGAGAATTCACTCGGGAGAAAAACCTTATGAATGCCTTGAATGTGGGAAAACTTTCTCTCACAAGTTTAGCCTCATTATTCATCAGAGAAtccatacaggagagaaaccgtATGGTTGCAGTGAATGTGGAAAAACTTTTCCCATCAAGTTTAGCCTTGTTTTACATCAGAAAAcacatacaggagagaaacctcaTGAATGCAGCAAATGTCAGAAATCTTTTGCCCAGAAGTCACATCTTATTATACATCAAAGAATTCACACAGGTGAGAAACCTTATGGATGCAGCGAGTGTTGGAAAACCTTCTCCCACAAATTTAGCCTCCTTCTACATCAGAAAACTCATAGCAGAAAGAAGTCATGA
- the LOC123624622 gene encoding zinc finger protein 84-like isoform X2 codes for MSKSQGLLSFKDVAVGFTWEEWQLLDPVQKNLYQDVMLENYSNLLSVGYQVTKADAFFQLEQGKPWIIEEEIQNQIHPRDAWQVNDHTERHQENQSSLETMDSDHKYHIFGKIVSYLSSNLCVPLAPRSHTLDKLGKHLKPNLDYVIQNGNYVGDEVEFNGYDKFFLYTKHGKIHTGKQCSGYNECVKVFSRESQLIKHWKTQTGEKHYDCSDCGKAFSQKSDLNKHQRTHTGEKPYGCSRCQKAFSRKSHLILHQRTHTGEKPYECNKCGKAFTDKSCLNKHQRTHTGEKRFECHICQKGFSDKSQLTLHQRIHTGEKPYSCGECQKSFSNKSQLIIHQRAHTGEKPYGCDECGKTFPLKFSLILHQKTHTGEKPYGCNECGKAFIQRSELIRHHRTHTGEKPYHCSECGKGFSVKSLLNTHWRTHTGEKPYGCNECGKMFSIKFSLILHQRTHTGEKPYECSQCQKAFTQKSHLTIHQRSHTGEKPYECSECHKAFSRKSYLLIHQRIHSGEKPYECLECGKTFSHKFSLIIHQRIHTGEKPYGCSECGKTFPIKFSLVLHQKTHTGEKPHECSKCQKSFAQKSHLIIHQRIHTGEKPYGCSECWKTFSHKFSLLLHQKTHSRKKS; via the exons ATGTCCAAGTCCCAA GGCTTACTGTCATTCAAGGATGTGGCTGTGGGTTTCACCTGGGAGGAATGGCAGCTACTGGACCCTGTTCAGAAGAACTTGTATCAAGATGTGATGCTGGAAAATTATAGCAACCTACTATCAGTGG GGTATCAGGTTACCAAAGCAGATGCATTCTTCCAGTTGGAGCAAGGAAAACCATGGATAATAGAGGAAGAAATCCAGAATCAGATTCATCCAC GGGATGCCTGGCAAGTCAACGATCATACAGAACGGCACCAAGAAAACCAAAGCAGCCTTGAAACTATGGATAGTGACCACAAATATCATATATTTGGGAAAATAGTATCTTATCTGAGCTCAAACCTTTGTGTCCCTTTAGCACCAAGATCTCATACATTGGACAAACTTGGGAAACATCTGAAACCTAACCTAGACTACGTTATTCAGAATGGAAACTATGTAGGAGATGAAGTTGAATTTAATGGATatgataaattttttctttacactAAGCATGGGAAAATTCATACTGGAAAACAATGCAGTGGATATAATGAGTGTGTAAAGGTTTTCAGCCGTGAGTCACAGCTCATTAAACATTGGAAAACTCAAACAGGAGAGAAACACTATGACTGCAGTGACTGTGGGAAAGCCTTTTCCCAGAAGTCAGATCTCAATAAGCATCAAAGaacacacacaggagagaaaccctatggaTGCAGTAGATGTCAGAAAGCCTTCAGCCGAAAATCCCATCTTATTTTACACCAGAGAAcccatacaggagagaaaccctatgagtgCAATAAGTGTGGGAAAGCTTTCACTGATAAGTCATGCCTTAATAAACATCAAAGaactcacacaggagagaaacgcTTTGAGTGTCATATATGTCAGAAAGGCTTCAGTGATAAGTCACAACTCACTTTACATcaaagaattcatacaggagagaaaccctatagtTGTGGTGAATGTCAGAAAAGCTTCAGCAATAAGTCACAGCTCATTATTCATCAGAGAGCTCACACGGGAGAGAAACCCTATGGTTGTGATGAATGTGGGAAAACATTCCCCCTTAAGTTTAGCCTCATTCTACATCAAAAAACTCACACTGGGGAAAAACCTTATggatgtaatgaatgtgggaaagccttcatcCAGAGATCTGAGCTCATTAGACATCACAGaactcacacaggagagaaaccttatcattgcagtgaatgtggaaaagGCTTCAGTGTGAAGTCACTCCTCAATACCCACTGGAGAACTCACACGGGAGAGAAACCCTATGGatgcaatgaatgtggaaaaatgtTCTCCATCAAGTTTAGTCTCATCCTACACCAAAGAACTCATACAggtgagaaaccctatgagtGCAGTCAGTGTCAGAAGGCTTTCACTCAAAAGTCACACCTGACTATTCATCAGAGgtctcacactggagagaaaccttatgaatgcaGTGAATGTCACAAAGCCTTCAGCCGGAAGTCCTATCTCCTTATCCACCAGAGAATTCACTCGGGAGAAAAACCTTATGAATGCCTTGAATGTGGGAAAACTTTCTCTCACAAGTTTAGCCTCATTATTCATCAGAGAAtccatacaggagagaaaccgtATGGTTGCAGTGAATGTGGAAAAACTTTTCCCATCAAGTTTAGCCTTGTTTTACATCAGAAAAcacatacaggagagaaacctcaTGAATGCAGCAAATGTCAGAAATCTTTTGCCCAGAAGTCACATCTTATTATACATCAAAGAATTCACACAGGTGAGAAACCTTATGGATGCAGCGAGTGTTGGAAAACCTTCTCCCACAAATTTAGCCTCCTTCTACATCAGAAAACTCATAGCAGAAAGAAGTCATGA